One stretch of Muribaculum intestinale DNA includes these proteins:
- a CDS encoding SusC/RagA family TonB-linked outer membrane protein, whose translation MKKQILSAILLFVFAIAAQAQNITVHGTVLSKTDDEPLIGASIISDVKGSMGAATDFDGNFTMTVPEGSYITVSYVGYTTMKAAAQPTMTIYLEEDAEHLDEVVVVGYSSEKKSDLTGSVSVVKMKDVADTPTGNVIQSLQGRVAGMNITTDGTPGGLSTGTSIRGASSFRSDANGPLYVIDGVMTRENPGTILNSNDVESIQVLKDAASASIYGAQAANGVIIITTKRAKKGECRVTFDATLTLQTYQSGLDMLNADQWGQVYWSAYKYSYGTTPNSELYGNGATPKLQPYTNLNGVIVNPQNTDWEKEIHRTALMQTYSIGISKGDENGSSSLSVSWLDHDGIIKGSDFQKANTRFSSDYGFLNNRLRVGGNVTVNWWRQHNAPGGIEENAIKMHPARTVYDSEGNYNDQVAFGLNDTPNIMRQIEEEGNNKREYWRIFGNAYLSVEPIKNLILKTNFGVNYHNGNDKIFTPANLRDNTNNLYQYSSKTTDWVWTNIAQYNADFGKNSIMALVGIEAKRNHFEDMFGEGKGLEIEDPNYLYLGNVTANKNTGSGASNYSMFSVFGKINYSWDNKYLLSFTLRRDASSRLSTAHNYDWFPSVSAGWRISQENFMEATRSWLSDLKIRGAYGVNGNDIIANDAFYAKYAMDLDRAAYAIGGGNTLLPGALRSRSTNPDLTWEKTYQTNFGFDASLFNHKLALSFDYFHKKTDNMLVEKPYIATIGEGGYCWYNGGSMVNKGVEITAEWRQSINKDFSYSIGLNATVMKNEVTDLMDDIYYTWGGGNGIDKSIVGQSLGSWMGYKTDGIFRTQEEVDAYKAEYKVSFGNPAVGRVRYVDTNGDNEINDRDRTWLGTDLPKAQFGLNLGANWKGFDLSLFFNSIIRDAWNNSKYYTDFFPLWTGNHGIQLLEASNAYDRFLQTGYYDSDVPAPAVDNSNNENESSEYFIEDGSFIRLKTLSLGYTLPEKLRKTLRLQNARIYFQAQNLLTLTKYSGADPEGLGYPYALPRQYTFGIQFGF comes from the coding sequence ATGAAAAAACAGATTCTCAGTGCGATTTTGCTGTTTGTCTTTGCAATTGCCGCACAAGCACAGAACATCACGGTGCATGGAACAGTGCTTTCCAAGACCGATGACGAGCCGCTGATTGGCGCAAGTATTATTTCAGATGTGAAAGGGAGCATGGGTGCCGCCACCGATTTCGACGGTAACTTTACCATGACAGTTCCCGAAGGCTCATACATAACGGTGTCGTACGTCGGCTATACTACAATGAAAGCTGCGGCTCAGCCCACTATGACAATATACCTTGAAGAGGATGCCGAACACCTTGACGAGGTTGTGGTTGTAGGCTATTCTTCCGAAAAGAAATCCGACCTCACAGGGTCAGTCTCTGTTGTAAAGATGAAAGATGTCGCCGACACTCCTACAGGCAATGTAATACAATCCCTGCAGGGACGTGTAGCGGGCATGAATATCACTACCGACGGTACTCCCGGTGGCCTGAGCACAGGCACATCTATACGTGGCGCCTCGTCATTCCGAAGCGATGCCAACGGACCGCTCTATGTAATCGACGGTGTGATGACCCGTGAGAATCCGGGGACAATTCTCAACAGCAACGATGTAGAATCAATTCAAGTACTGAAAGACGCCGCATCTGCATCAATCTACGGCGCACAGGCAGCCAATGGCGTAATCATCATCACCACCAAGCGTGCCAAAAAAGGCGAATGCCGCGTGACTTTTGATGCAACACTCACACTACAGACCTACCAGAGCGGACTTGACATGCTCAATGCCGACCAGTGGGGTCAGGTATATTGGTCCGCCTACAAGTATTCCTACGGCACCACCCCAAATTCCGAACTATACGGCAATGGCGCTACTCCAAAACTACAGCCCTACACTAATCTCAATGGCGTAATCGTAAATCCTCAGAATACCGACTGGGAAAAGGAGATACACCGCACAGCTCTGATGCAGACATACAGCATCGGCATTTCAAAAGGCGATGAAAACGGCTCATCATCTCTGTCGGTCAGCTGGCTCGACCACGACGGTATCATCAAAGGTTCCGACTTCCAGAAAGCCAACACCCGTTTCAGCTCCGACTACGGATTCCTCAACAACCGTCTGCGTGTCGGTGGCAATGTTACTGTCAACTGGTGGCGTCAGCACAATGCTCCCGGCGGCATAGAAGAAAATGCTATCAAAATGCATCCGGCCCGTACTGTCTACGACTCTGAGGGCAACTACAACGACCAAGTGGCATTCGGCCTCAACGACACCCCCAATATCATGCGACAGATTGAAGAAGAAGGCAACAACAAGCGTGAATATTGGCGCATATTTGGAAATGCATACCTATCTGTAGAGCCCATTAAAAACCTCATACTGAAAACCAATTTCGGCGTAAACTACCACAACGGTAACGACAAAATTTTCACTCCGGCCAACCTTCGCGACAACACCAACAATCTGTACCAGTATTCAAGCAAGACTACCGACTGGGTATGGACCAATATCGCACAGTATAACGCCGACTTCGGCAAAAACTCAATAATGGCTCTTGTCGGCATAGAAGCAAAGCGCAACCACTTCGAAGACATGTTCGGAGAGGGAAAAGGCCTCGAGATCGAAGACCCCAACTACCTGTATCTCGGCAACGTAACCGCAAACAAGAATACAGGGTCCGGTGCATCCAACTACTCTATGTTCTCCGTTTTCGGCAAAATCAACTATAGCTGGGACAACAAATACCTACTTTCGTTCACTCTCCGGCGCGATGCATCCTCTCGTCTGTCGACTGCCCACAACTACGACTGGTTCCCGTCTGTTTCTGCTGGATGGCGCATATCTCAGGAAAACTTCATGGAAGCCACACGTTCATGGCTCAGCGACCTCAAAATACGCGGTGCATACGGTGTCAACGGTAACGACATCATCGCCAACGATGCCTTTTATGCCAAATATGCGATGGATCTCGACCGTGCCGCTTATGCAATCGGCGGAGGGAACACACTCCTCCCGGGAGCACTCCGTTCTCGCAGCACCAATCCTGACCTCACCTGGGAGAAGACATATCAGACCAACTTCGGTTTCGACGCATCCCTATTCAACCACAAGCTGGCTCTATCATTTGACTACTTCCACAAAAAGACCGACAACATGCTCGTAGAAAAGCCATATATAGCCACTATCGGCGAAGGCGGATACTGCTGGTACAATGGCGGCTCCATGGTAAACAAGGGTGTGGAAATCACCGCCGAATGGCGCCAATCGATTAATAAGGATTTCAGCTATAGCATCGGTCTGAACGCTACCGTGATGAAGAATGAAGTCACTGATTTGATGGACGATATATACTACACCTGGGGTGGCGGCAACGGCATAGACAAAAGTATCGTAGGACAATCACTCGGCTCTTGGATGGGATACAAGACCGACGGCATATTCCGCACTCAGGAAGAAGTAGACGCCTATAAAGCGGAATATAAAGTAAGTTTCGGTAATCCCGCCGTAGGACGAGTACGATATGTGGACACCAACGGCGATAATGAAATCAACGACCGCGACCGCACATGGCTCGGTACTGATTTACCCAAAGCTCAGTTCGGTCTCAATCTCGGAGCCAACTGGAAAGGTTTCGACCTCAGCCTATTCTTCAACAGCATCATACGCGACGCATGGAACAACTCCAAATACTACACCGACTTCTTCCCTCTATGGACAGGCAATCATGGTATACAGTTGCTTGAGGCCTCCAACGCATACGACCGCTTCCTCCAGACCGGCTATTATGATTCCGACGTACCCGCTCCGGCTGTCGACAACTCAAACAACGAGAATGAAAGCTCGGAATACTTCATCGAAGACGGCTCATTCATACGCCTGAAGACACTCTCTCTTGGATATACATTGCCCGAGAAGCTGCGCAAGACTCTCCGCCTGCAGAACGCACGCATATATTTCCAGGCTCAGAATCTGCTGACCCTTACCAAATACTCAGGTGCCGATCCTGAAGGTCTCGGATATCCCTACGCCCTGCCACGCCAATACACTTTCGGCATACAGTTTGGCTTCTAA
- a CDS encoding ATP-binding protein: MKGEPYQREVEIPASSAVDLSNADILLLQNETLTEETRKMKLLKEKIDDYWAKHSSQTSLFYASIAMIVLLFGVFFLVLRSFWQHRRHQMALMERNRLLEEQRDMQKSLNEKLQEATQSKLMFFTNVSHDLRTPLTLISEPVSQLADANNLTPQQHTLIKIADKNVKILRRLINQILDFRKYENGKLDLHLSEIDFGHAINEWMESFYAVARKRDIRLSLDTPAGAPVTGAFDAEKIERIFFNLISNAFKYTPDNGSIHVSYSVENERLTLKVADTGEGISERDLGNIFDRFYQADRIHPRGSGIGLSLVKAFVELHGGTISVKSALNEGSVFTVELPIRHISDTTVATEQNITPEDVATELSGIEADLTFDAAKPLLLIIDDNKDILRLVSELLNTSYNIITATNGRDGIRMATKYVPDLIICDVMMPVMDGMECCRRIKEEISTSHIPILMLTACSMDEQRIQGYDNGADGYLAKPFSGAVLASRCASLISNRKRIKEIWSGDTTPAAASATKCMSPDPQNPASKPTLPVSEIDNDFYRRFIEILKADMGNSDLNVDKIASKMGLERSQFYRKIKALTNYSPVELIRRIRLKHGHNLIVSTDKTISEIAYETGFSTPAYFTKCYRDAYGETPTEVRNRLGK, from the coding sequence TTGAAAGGCGAGCCATATCAGCGTGAGGTTGAGATACCGGCATCATCAGCAGTCGACCTCTCCAATGCCGACATATTGCTCCTTCAGAACGAGACTCTGACCGAAGAGACACGAAAAATGAAACTTCTGAAAGAGAAAATCGATGATTACTGGGCCAAACACTCGTCGCAGACATCGCTATTCTATGCAAGCATAGCTATGATCGTGCTACTATTCGGCGTATTCTTTCTTGTGCTAAGATCATTCTGGCAGCACCGCCGCCATCAGATGGCGCTCATGGAACGCAACAGACTACTGGAAGAACAGCGCGACATGCAAAAGTCTCTTAACGAAAAACTACAGGAAGCCACTCAGTCTAAACTTATGTTTTTCACCAATGTATCTCATGATTTACGCACTCCTCTCACACTTATATCCGAGCCTGTATCACAACTTGCGGATGCAAACAATCTAACGCCTCAGCAACATACACTAATCAAAATTGCCGACAAAAATGTAAAAATCCTTCGTCGCCTTATAAATCAGATACTTGACTTCAGAAAATATGAAAACGGCAAACTCGACCTGCATCTCTCTGAGATAGATTTCGGACATGCGATAAACGAATGGATGGAATCATTCTACGCTGTAGCCAGGAAACGCGATATCAGACTGTCGCTTGATACACCCGCTGGCGCACCTGTCACAGGAGCATTTGATGCAGAAAAAATCGAGCGTATATTCTTCAATCTGATTTCCAATGCATTCAAATATACTCCCGACAATGGCTCCATACATGTGTCATATAGCGTAGAAAACGAACGACTTACACTTAAAGTGGCCGACACCGGCGAAGGCATAAGCGAACGCGATCTCGGCAACATATTCGACAGGTTCTACCAGGCCGACCGTATACATCCAAGAGGATCTGGCATAGGTCTTTCACTGGTAAAAGCATTTGTAGAACTACACGGAGGCACAATCTCTGTAAAAAGCGCACTTAACGAAGGGTCGGTATTTACTGTCGAACTTCCCATAAGGCACATTTCCGACACGACCGTTGCCACCGAGCAAAATATCACCCCCGAGGATGTAGCAACAGAATTATCCGGAATCGAAGCCGACCTGACCTTTGATGCGGCGAAGCCTCTCTTACTGATTATTGATGACAATAAAGACATACTCCGCCTTGTAAGCGAACTCCTCAATACATCCTACAATATAATCACGGCTACAAATGGTCGCGACGGCATAAGAATGGCAACAAAATATGTGCCTGACCTTATCATTTGCGATGTCATGATGCCTGTGATGGACGGCATGGAATGCTGTCGGCGTATAAAGGAAGAGATATCCACCTCACACATACCCATACTCATGCTCACCGCATGCTCTATGGATGAGCAACGTATACAGGGATACGACAATGGAGCCGACGGATACCTTGCAAAACCGTTCAGCGGAGCCGTGCTGGCTTCAAGATGCGCATCGCTCATCTCCAACCGCAAGCGTATAAAGGAGATATGGAGCGGTGACACTACTCCTGCGGCGGCATCTGCGACTAAATGTATGTCACCGGACCCACAGAATCCGGCAAGCAAGCCGACATTACCGGTATCAGAAATCGACAATGATTTCTATCGTCGATTCATCGAAATATTAAAGGCCGATATGGGAAACTCCGATTTGAATGTCGACAAGATTGCTTCGAAGATGGGGCTTGAGCGCTCACAATTCTATCGCAAGATAAAAGCTCTGACCAACTATTCTCCGGTAGAACTGATAAGACGCATACGCCTGAAACACGGTCATAACCTAATCGTATCGACCGATAAAACGATAAGTGAGATTGCCTATGAAACCGGCTTCTCTACTCCGGCCTATTTCACAAAATGCTATCGCGATGCCTATGGAGAAACTCCTACCGAGGTACGCAATCGATTGGGAAAATAG
- a CDS encoding substrate-binding domain-containing protein, giving the protein MKKLSIYLFIITFLTTALAACSDSRIYKIGVSQCSQDDWRSKMNDEINREIMLHEDAEVEIRSADDSNPKQISDIRYFADNGFDIIIVSPNEAQALTPIIKEVYESGIPVIIFDRNIIGDSYTAHIGVDDKSIGREAAHYAFHILTEPPKVIEIYGLRGSTPAENRHNGFANELTAGGGKIIASEAGNWNKEEAIPIVDSLLKAHPEANLIYAHNDRMAIAAAEITRRHGRNDIKIIGIDAAPEIGIKAVADSIIDATFLYPT; this is encoded by the coding sequence ATGAAAAAGTTGTCTATATACCTGTTTATTATCACATTTCTCACCACTGCTCTTGCAGCATGTTCCGACAGCAGAATATATAAAATCGGAGTATCACAATGCAGTCAGGATGACTGGCGCTCGAAAATGAACGACGAAATCAACCGTGAAATAATGCTTCATGAAGATGCGGAAGTAGAAATTCGTTCAGCCGACGACAGCAATCCGAAACAGATTTCCGACATACGCTACTTCGCCGACAACGGGTTTGATATAATAATTGTATCGCCCAACGAAGCGCAAGCCCTCACTCCTATTATAAAAGAGGTATATGAATCGGGAATACCGGTAATAATATTCGACCGGAATATTATCGGCGATTCATATACCGCACATATAGGTGTCGATGACAAAAGCATTGGCCGGGAAGCCGCACATTATGCATTCCACATACTCACCGAGCCACCCAAAGTAATCGAGATATACGGACTGCGCGGCTCTACTCCTGCTGAAAACCGACACAACGGATTCGCAAATGAACTGACCGCCGGTGGAGGCAAAATAATAGCAAGCGAGGCCGGCAACTGGAATAAAGAAGAGGCAATACCTATTGTCGACTCATTACTGAAAGCTCATCCGGAAGCCAATCTCATATACGCTCATAACGACCGAATGGCTATAGCCGCCGCTGAAATAACTCGCCGTCATGGGCGCAATGACATAAAGATAATCGGAATCGACGCGGCACCCGAAATTGGTATAAAAGCAGTGGCCGACAGTATTATCGACGCTACATTCCTATATCCTACCTAA
- a CDS encoding DUF4980 domain-containing protein, whose protein sequence is MDKIKTGLTALMTGASLMMASNANCADGVTVDHLGVNNTLVRVDSGRKFLLMPVQESNDDATVNILVDGKLDRTLHVRLAKTKVDYCVPFDMEQYAGHDVVLNIVTSQSRSSVRDAKEDACWSRFALVDTFDTSNREKYRPAFHHTPLYGWMNDPNGMVYKDGIWHLYYQWNPYGSKWQNLSWGHSSSKDLVTWEHHPVAIEPNGLGYVFSGSSVLDPDNTAGFGKDAIISLYTSAAASQIQSLAHSKDNGMTFEIYPGNPVITLESEARDPNMFWNAATGEWNLLLAHALDHEMLIFRSPDLKNWTLNSAFGKGLGAQDGVWECPDLFELTVEGSGEKKWMLICNINPGGPFGGSAAQYFIGDFDGKTFTPDKDADGNVPTKWMDFGKDHYATVSWSDAPDNRRTVIGWMSNWQYAAEVPTMQFRSANTLPREMGLFKASDGQIYVSTVPSPEVDMLRDRLVSRQSKLSVGKNPRKISLPADNDGICEILLDIDSRKGAPVSVMLSNDEGDYVDMVYNPSESTLTFDRRKSGVTDFSQDFPAVTVAPTFSYDDSTLKLRIFVDRSSIEVFEADGKFAMTNLVFPTAPYNRISFSADGGKADIRNLKIFSIKDVND, encoded by the coding sequence ATGGATAAAATAAAAACCGGACTTACCGCTCTTATGACAGGAGCTTCTCTTATGATGGCATCGAACGCCAATTGTGCCGACGGAGTTACTGTGGACCATCTTGGAGTAAACAATACCCTTGTGCGCGTGGACAGCGGCAGGAAGTTTCTGCTGATGCCTGTTCAGGAGAGTAACGATGATGCGACCGTAAATATACTTGTCGACGGGAAGCTCGACCGCACTCTTCATGTGCGTCTGGCAAAAACTAAGGTGGATTATTGTGTGCCGTTTGACATGGAGCAGTATGCCGGTCACGACGTTGTACTCAATATTGTAACTTCACAGAGTCGTTCGTCGGTACGTGATGCCAAGGAGGATGCTTGTTGGTCACGTTTTGCTCTTGTTGACACGTTTGACACTTCAAATCGCGAAAAGTATCGTCCGGCTTTCCACCACACCCCTCTGTATGGATGGATGAACGATCCTAACGGCATGGTATATAAAGATGGGATATGGCATCTGTATTATCAGTGGAATCCGTATGGCTCAAAATGGCAGAATCTCAGCTGGGGGCATTCATCGTCCAAGGATCTTGTAACCTGGGAGCATCATCCGGTAGCTATCGAGCCAAACGGGCTGGGATATGTGTTCAGTGGCAGTTCGGTGCTTGACCCGGACAATACCGCAGGATTCGGGAAGGATGCCATAATATCGCTATATACTTCGGCGGCTGCAAGCCAGATACAGAGTCTTGCCCACAGTAAAGACAACGGAATGACGTTTGAGATATATCCCGGCAATCCGGTAATCACTCTTGAAAGTGAGGCTCGCGACCCTAATATGTTCTGGAACGCAGCTACCGGAGAATGGAATTTGCTCCTCGCCCATGCTCTTGACCACGAGATGCTGATATTCCGCTCGCCTGATTTGAAGAACTGGACTCTGAACAGCGCTTTTGGCAAAGGCCTTGGAGCGCAGGATGGTGTATGGGAATGTCCTGACCTGTTTGAACTCACTGTGGAGGGTTCCGGAGAAAAAAAGTGGATGCTGATATGCAATATCAATCCCGGCGGTCCGTTCGGCGGCAGCGCAGCTCAATATTTCATTGGTGATTTTGACGGCAAGACTTTTACTCCCGACAAGGATGCTGATGGGAATGTGCCTACAAAATGGATGGATTTCGGTAAGGATCATTACGCTACGGTAAGTTGGAGCGATGCTCCTGACAACCGTCGTACTGTGATAGGATGGATGAGCAACTGGCAGTATGCGGCCGAAGTTCCGACGATGCAGTTCAGAAGCGCCAATACACTCCCGCGTGAAATGGGGCTGTTTAAGGCTTCTGACGGACAGATATACGTATCTACCGTTCCGTCGCCCGAAGTTGATATGCTCCGCGACCGTCTTGTAAGCCGTCAGAGTAAGTTATCTGTCGGTAAGAATCCACGGAAAATATCACTCCCAGCGGACAACGATGGAATATGTGAGATTCTTCTTGACATTGATTCACGCAAAGGAGCTCCTGTGTCGGTAATGCTGTCGAATGATGAAGGAGATTATGTAGATATGGTTTATAATCCGTCGGAAAGTACTCTTACTTTTGATCGCCGCAAGAGTGGAGTTACTGATTTCAGCCAGGATTTCCCTGCAGTAACTGTCGCGCCGACATTCTCCTACGACGATTCAACTCTAAAACTGCGTATATTTGTCGACAGGTCAAGTATAGAGGTTTTTGAAGCTGACGGAAAATTCGCTATGACCAATCTGGTGTTCCCTACTGCTCCTTACAATCGTATCTCTTTCAGCGCGGATGGTGGAAAGGCAGATATAAGGAATCTCAAAATATTCTCTATAAAGGATGTTAATGACTGA
- a CDS encoding MFS transporter — MEISQPLAVDRKTSLMQIVPVMLCFFAMGFVDLVGTASNYVQKDLALSDSEANLFPSLVFFWFLIFSVPTGMLMNKIGRKKTVLISLVITAVSLFIPAFGDSYAIMLISFSLLGIGNAVMQTSLNPLVTNLISGDKLASTLTFGQFVKAIASFLAPIIAAWGATTAIPTFGLGWRSLFIIYAVISFLSISVLGATPIQEERPDKASGVGECIKLLGRPFILLCFIGIMCHVGIDVGTNTTAPKIIMERLGLPLEEAGFATSIYFIFRTAGCFLGAFILRSVSPRLFFGFSVAMMLVAMGMLFVCDTLTALYIGIGLIGFGNSNVFSVVFAQALNTSPNEKNEVSGLMIMGLFGGTVFPLAMGFAADAVGQVGAVAVMTAGVIYLMYYTIKIKK; from the coding sequence ATGGAAATATCACAACCGCTTGCCGTGGACCGCAAAACTTCACTGATGCAGATTGTGCCGGTAATGCTATGCTTTTTTGCAATGGGTTTTGTCGACCTCGTAGGCACAGCTTCAAATTATGTACAGAAAGATCTTGCTCTCTCCGACTCGGAGGCAAATCTTTTCCCGTCGCTTGTCTTTTTTTGGTTCTTGATTTTCTCAGTGCCGACAGGCATGCTCATGAATAAGATTGGACGTAAAAAGACAGTGCTTATAAGCCTTGTAATCACAGCAGTATCGCTATTCATTCCGGCTTTTGGCGACAGCTATGCAATAATGCTTATTTCATTTTCTCTTTTAGGTATCGGGAATGCAGTAATGCAGACATCGCTTAACCCTTTGGTGACTAATCTTATAAGTGGCGACAAACTTGCGTCGACTCTTACTTTCGGACAGTTTGTGAAGGCAATAGCCTCTTTTCTCGCGCCGATTATCGCCGCATGGGGTGCCACTACTGCTATTCCTACATTCGGCCTTGGCTGGCGATCGCTGTTTATCATTTATGCAGTTATAAGTTTCTTGTCTATATCGGTGCTTGGCGCTACTCCGATTCAGGAGGAGCGTCCTGACAAAGCCTCCGGTGTAGGAGAGTGCATCAAATTGTTGGGTCGTCCGTTTATACTCTTGTGCTTTATAGGTATTATGTGTCATGTTGGTATTGATGTGGGCACCAATACTACTGCTCCAAAAATTATAATGGAGCGCCTCGGACTACCTCTTGAAGAGGCCGGTTTTGCAACAAGTATATATTTTATTTTCCGTACTGCCGGATGTTTCCTCGGTGCTTTTATCCTTCGCTCGGTGTCTCCCAGACTGTTCTTCGGGTTCAGTGTCGCAATGATGCTTGTGGCTATGGGGATGCTATTCGTGTGTGACACTCTTACAGCCCTGTATATAGGTATCGGTCTTATCGGATTCGGCAATTCAAATGTATTCTCAGTGGTATTTGCACAGGCTCTCAACACTTCTCCCAATGAGAAAAACGAAGTGTCGGGACTGATGATTATGGGTCTTTTTGGAGGCACTGTGTTTCCTCTGGCCATGGGCTTTGCCGCTGACGCGGTAGGACAGGTCGGTGCAGTAGCCGTAATGACTGCCGGAGTGATATATCTCATGTACTATACAATAAAAATAAAGAAATAA
- a CDS encoding carbohydrate kinase family protein codes for MNNNVVVGMGEALWDVLPEGKKIGGAPANFAYHVSQFGLPSCVVSAVGDDALGDEILENLTSKGLKQLIEKVPYPTGTVQVEIDQAGVPQYEIKENVAWDNIPWTTSLETLAKKTKAVCFGSLAQRNVVSRETINRFLDTMPRDEDTLVVFDVNLRQGFYNKEILCKSMEHCNILKINDEELVTVSRMFGYPGIDLQDKCWILLGKYNLKMLILTCGINGSYVFTPGNVSFLPTPRVEVADTVGAGDSFTAAFISCVLKGMPVAEAHRRAVATSAFVCTCNGAMPVLPDEYTK; via the coding sequence ATGAACAACAATGTAGTCGTAGGAATGGGAGAGGCCCTGTGGGATGTTCTCCCTGAAGGAAAGAAAATAGGTGGAGCACCCGCCAATTTTGCCTATCATGTGTCACAGTTTGGTCTACCAAGTTGCGTCGTAAGCGCTGTAGGTGATGATGCTCTTGGCGATGAGATACTTGAGAATCTGACCTCAAAAGGACTCAAGCAACTTATCGAAAAGGTGCCTTATCCTACGGGTACCGTGCAGGTCGAGATTGATCAGGCCGGAGTGCCTCAGTATGAGATAAAGGAGAATGTGGCCTGGGATAATATTCCCTGGACTACTTCGCTTGAGACTCTTGCAAAAAAAACAAAAGCCGTATGTTTTGGCTCGCTTGCCCAGCGCAATGTCGTGTCGCGCGAAACCATCAACCGCTTCCTTGACACTATGCCCAGGGATGAGGATACTCTTGTGGTATTTGATGTGAACTTGCGGCAGGGATTCTACAATAAGGAGATTCTCTGTAAATCGATGGAACACTGCAATATTCTGAAGATTAACGATGAAGAACTGGTCACTGTAAGCCGCATGTTCGGCTATCCAGGCATAGACCTTCAGGACAAGTGCTGGATTCTCCTTGGTAAATACAATCTGAAGATGCTTATTCTTACATGTGGTATCAATGGCAGTTACGTATTTACCCCCGGCAATGTATCATTCCTGCCTACTCCGAGGGTTGAGGTCGCAGATACTGTAGGTGCCGGCGACTCGTTTACCGCCGCATTCATATCCTGTGTACTTAAGGGTATGCCGGTGGCAGAGGCTCACCGCAGGGCTGTTGCTACTTCTGCATTTGTATGTACATGCAATGGTGCAATGCCTGTGCTTCCTGATGAGTACACCAAGTGA
- a CDS encoding PepSY-like domain-containing protein, which yields MFCGNKSKKHQIKAAHNIIPAAISKFVSTNFSGQDIVEISRKRGGYEIELTNGTELKLTEDAKPLTEQPRRQNGNRPRK from the coding sequence ATGTTCTGTGGCAATAAGAGTAAAAAACACCAGATAAAAGCCGCCCATAACATTATCCCGGCGGCTATATCAAAATTTGTGTCAACCAACTTCTCAGGCCAAGACATCGTAGAAATTTCCCGTAAACGAGGAGGATATGAAATAGAATTAACAAATGGCACCGAGTTAAAACTCACTGAGGATGCCAAACCTCTCACCGAGCAACCTCGCCGTCAGAATGGTAATCGTCCACGCAAGTAA